The following are encoded together in the Astyanax mexicanus isolate ESR-SI-001 chromosome 8, AstMex3_surface, whole genome shotgun sequence genome:
- the LOC103047258 gene encoding uncharacterized protein LOC103047258 isoform X2: MAFIQFSVPVPVPNIKPRTTDPLIQCIIDNKLKKLKKLLPGHNINGLYPSEPWNDDVTLLTAAVVSGNEEICNFLLREQADPNIISTNAFSPLHYAACTPGVPLSIVRRLLAAKANPNGHQLQISPLQFAATNDRADMVKALIEAGASAEKLFGANPDIDKKVENIIHQLPSGNEVLKKCRIFFDFTSAVPKKTQLEVFNLFKEHFLEEHPFTHVTLFERYFTVVGPGAEQYQQSSIGWLKDSSNRDLYIKGFISRFPRIPYEQQMLALNTFQAVICMMKEISPLVFNELVPILIERARPTGPQGEPLIQLILNILCVIMEKSSKHKVGVDDLNISVLKNVCSRLMAFISPNYSVTVRMFTYRLFADLYVFIPEHIHSCGIHSVPDGILNHAEMAMDYVKDKLQKLDTNLRHPQSSSVLDNVCEGEESTLSKNKKKKLKKRKKKKESQEKGQETEESTESDAARTSVEESGPTVQPFTSDKENSASPRKWYQISQRWRPKLEKLANIDASKVYKLGNLTIGVDPEFQIAKGSDGTEVFLGLRDDGTEVAVKRMLKSNYQYLKNEEEFLRLPELDHPFIVRYVDFAMDKYFVYLVLQLCEYTLEEYIQNHLPKDSSDQEAELKKIVKEVLCSLKVLHSEDIKVLHRDIKPQNVLIGKARLADFGISRRLNLGQTTLRTNPAGTMCWKAKETIKRDEYVYKRSSDIQVAGMLVYYILSKGHHPFGEEVRIEVNILDGKYSLKHLKDDLAKDLVEWMIQEDMNERPKVEETLAHPFFWTDEKKLEYLNKLGNVTEVQNYRNADEELLHALEELTVGKTFSGWKAKFPAEVVEKLEGRKKAYSEDTLGLLRFIRNLHEHYPEDAEKINTMTLFPDLFGNAFKFAKDRGWNTRPSLRKWIKAVPVI; this comes from the exons ATGGCATTCATACAGTTTTCAGTTCCAGTTCCAGTTCCAAATATAAAGCCTAGAACAACAGACCCCTTAATTCAATGCATCATTGACAACAAATTGAAGAAGTTAAAGAAACTGCTCCCAGGGCATAATATTAATGGACTCTACCCCTCCGAACCCTGGAATGATGATGTGACCCTACTGACGGCTGCAGTCGTGTCTGGAAATGAAGAGATTTGCAACTTTCTCTTAAGAGAGCAGGCTGACCCCAATATAATCTCAACGAATGCGTTTTCACCTCTACACTACGCTGCTTGTACACCTGGAGTTCCACTCAGTATAGTGAGAAGATTACTTGCAGCAAAGGCCAATCCAAATGGTCATCAACTACAGATTTCACCATTGCAATTTGCTGCCACTAACGACAGAGCTGACATGGTAAAAGCACTCATAGAAGCTGGGGCTTCTGCTGAAAAACTTTTTGGAGCTAACCCAGACATTGATAAGAAAGTGGAGAACATTATTCATCAGTTGCCTTCAGGGAATGAAGTTCTTAAGAAATGCAGAATCTTTTTTGATTTTACTTCTGCAGTTCCCAAAAAAACTCAGTTAGAAGTTTTCAACCTCTTTAAGGAACATTTTCTTGAGGAACATCCTTTTACCCATGTTACACTGTTTGAAAGGTACTTTACAGTTGTGGGTCCCGGTGCTGAACAATATCAACAAAGCAGCATAGGGTGGTTGAAGGATTCCAGTAACAGAGACCTTTACATCAAGGGCTTCATCAGCCGCTTTCCCAGGATACCTTATGAACAACAAATGCTTGCACTGAACACTTTCCAGGCTGTAATTTGCATGATGAAAGAAATATCTCCACTTGTCTTCAATGAGCTTGTACCCATTCTAATAGAAAGGGCAAGGCCTACTGGCCCTCAGGGAGAACCATTAATTCAGTTAATACTAAACATTCTGTGTGTGATTATGGAGAAGTCCTCAAAACACAAAGTTGGTGTTGATGATCTGAACATTTCTGTACTTAAGAACGTATGCAGTAGACTTATGGCTTTCATCAGTCCTAACTACTCAGTTACTGTCAGAATGTTTACTTACCGCTTGTTTGCTGATCTTTATGTGTTCATCCCAGAACATATTCATTCATGTGGAATACACTCAGTGCCTGATGGGATACTTAATCATGCAGAAATGGCGATGGATTATGTTAAGGACAAGCTGCAAAAACTGGACACAAATCTCAGACATCCGCAAAGTTCAAGTGTGTTAGATAATGTATGTGAAGGAGAAGAAAGCACCTTgtcaaagaacaagaaaaagaagctgaagaaaaggaagaaaaaaaaagaatcccaGGAGAAGGGACAAGAAACAGAAGAGAGTACTGAGTCAGATGCTGCCAGAACATCAGTTGAGGAGTCAGGTCCCACTGTACAGCCTTTCACTTCTGACAAAGAGAATTCAGCTTCACCAAGAAAATGGTACCAAATCAGCCAACGCTGGAGGCCAAAACTGGAGAAACTTGCGAACATTGATGCAAGTAAGGTTTATAAACTGGGCAATCTTACAATTGGTGTTGATCCAGAATTCCAGATAGCTAAAGGAAGTGATGGAACAGAGGTTTTTCTGGGCCTGAGGGACGATGGTACTGAAGTAGCTGTCAAACGAATGCTCAAATCCAATTATCAATACCTCAAAAATGAGGAAGAATTTTTACGGCTTCCAGAGCTTGACCACCCTTTTATTGTACGATATGTGGACTTTGCCATGGACAAATACTTTGTATATCTTGTCCTTCAGCTTTGTGAATACACACTGGAAGAATACATCCAAAATCACTTGCCAAAAGACAGTTCTGATCAGGAAGCTGAGCTAAAGAAAATTGTAAAAGAGGTGCTATGCAGCCTTAAAGTTCTTCACAGTGAAGACATCAAAGTACTCCATCGAGACATCAAACCCCAGAATGTTCTGATTG GAAAGGCACGGTTAGCTGATTTCGGTATAAGCCGGAGACTGAATTTAGGACAGACAACTTTGCGAACTAATCCTGCTGGAACAATGTGCTGGAAAGCCAAAGAAACTATCAAAAGGGATGAATATGTTTATAAGAGGAGTTCTGACATTCAG GTTGCAGGAATGTTAGTGTACTACATCCTCTCTAAGGGACACCATCCGTTTGGTGAAGAGGTCCGTATTGAGGTTAACATACTTGATGGGAAGTATTCACTGAAACATCTGAAGGATGATCTGGCGAAGGATCTAGTGGAGTGGATGATCCAGGAAGATATGAATGAGAGACCTAAAGTAGAGGAGACCCTCGCTCATCCCTTCTTCTGGACAGATGAAaa GAAACTGGAGTACCTAAACAAACTGGGAAATGTGACGGAGGTGCAGAACTATCGCAATGCGGATGAGGAGCTCCTTCATGCTTTAGAGGAACTGACAGTGGGGAAAACCTTCTCAGGTTGGAAAGCAAAA TTTCCGGCTGAGGTTGTGGAGAAACTGGAAGGGAGGAAAAAGGCATACTCGGAAGACACACTTGGTCTGCTGAGATTTATACGGAATCTACATGAGCACTA CCCTGAAGatgcagaaaaaataaacactatGACCTTGTTTCCTGACCTTTTTGGAAACGCTTTCAAGTTTGCCAAAGACAGAGGATGGAACACCAGACCAAGTTTAAGAAAGTGGATCAAGGCTGTACCTGTGATTTGA
- the LOC103039431 gene encoding uncharacterized protein LOC103039431, which yields MAFQIQWETVSVPVPTIKPRTTDPLIKCIIDNNLKKLKKLLRGHNINGRYASETWNDDVTLLTAAVACRNEEICNFLLGEQADPNINSTNGLTPLHYAAYTPGVPLSIVRRLLAAKANPNGNQLPIISPLQFAASNNREDIVKALIEAGASAERNFGANPDIDKKVENIIHQLPSGNEVLKKCRIFFDFTSAVLKKSQLEVFLLYKEHFLEEHPFTHVTLFETYFTVVGHGAEQYRQSSIGWLKDSSNRDLYIKGFISRFPRVPHEQQMLALNTFQAVICMMKEISPLVFNEIVPILIESAKPTGPQGEPLIQLILNILCVIMEKSSKHKVGVDDLNISVLKNVCSRLMAFISPNYSVSVSILTYRLFADLYVFIPEHIYSCGIHSVPDRILDAAEIRMDDVKDKLQKLDTNLRHPQCSSALDNVCEGEESTLSKNKKKKMKKKKKKKESHQEEGQETKQCAESDAARTSVEESNPTVQPFNLSKENSALPRKWYQISQRWRPKLEKLANIDASKVYKLGNLTIGVDPEFQIAKGSDGTEVFLGLRDDGTEVAVKRMLKSNYQYLKNEEEFLRLPELDHPFIVRYVDFAKDEYFVYLVLQLCEYTLEEYIQKHLPEDSSDQESVLKKIAKEVLCSLKVLHSEDIKVLHRDIKPQNVLIDITGKARLADFGISRRLNLGQTTLQTIPAGTKYWKAKETMKGDDEYVYKRSSDIQVAGMLVYYILSKGHHPFGEGVFCESNIFSAKYSLEHLTDDMAKDLVEWMIKDNLRERPKVEETLAHPFFWTDEKKLEYLKKLGNVKEVQNYRTADKELLHASEDLTVGKTFSGWKAKFPAEVVQKLDGKKNAYTEDTLGLLRFIRNLHEHYPEDAEKINTMTLFPDLFGNAFKFAKDRGWNTRPSLRKWLKAVPVI from the exons ATGGCATTCCAAATACAATGGGAAACAGTTTCAGTTCCAGTTCCAACTATAAAGCCTAGAACAACAGACCCCTTAATAAAATGCATCATTGACAACAACCTGAAGAAGTTAAAGAAACTGCTCCGAGGGCACAATATTAATGGACGCTATGCTTCTGAAACCTGGAATGATGATGTCACTCTACTGACTGCTGCAGTCGCGTGTAGAAATGAAGAGATTTGCAACTTTCTCTTAGGAGAGCAGGCTGACCCCAATATAAACTCAACAAACGGACTAACACCTCTACACTATGCTGCTTATACACCTGGAGTTCCACTCAGTATAGTGAGAAGATTACTGGCAGCAAAGGCCAATCCAAATGGTAATCAGCTACCGATTATTTCACCATTGCAATTTGCTGCCAGTAACAACAGAGAGGACATTGTAAAAGCACTCATAGAAGCTGGGGCGTCTGCTGAAAGAAATTTTGGAGCTAACCCAGACATTGATAAGAAAGTGGAGAACATTATTCATCAGTTGCCTTCAGGGAATGAAGTTCTTAAGAAATGCAGAATCTTTTTTGATTTCACTTCTGCAGTTCTCAAAAAATCCCAGTTAGAAGTTTTTCTCCTCTATAAGGAACATTTTCTTGAGGAACATCCTTTTACCCATGTTACACTGTTTGAAACATACTTTACGGTTGTGGGTCACGGTGCTGAACAATATCGACAAAGCAGCATAGGGTGGTTGAAGGATTCCAGTAACAGAGACCTTTACATCAAGGGCTTCATCAGTCGCTTTCCCAGAGTACCTCATGAACAACAAATGCTTGCACTGAACACTTTCCAGGCTGTAATTTGCATGATGAAAGAAATATCTCCACTTGTCTTCAATGAGATTGTACCCATTCTAATAGAAAGTGCAAAGCCTACTGGCCCTCAGGGAGAACCATTAATTCAGTTAATACTAAACATTCTGTGTGTGATTATGGAGAAGTCCTCAAAACACAAAGTTGGTGTTGATGATCTGAACATTTCTGTTCTTAAGAACGTATGCAGTAGACTTATGGCTTTCATCAGTCCTAACTACTCAGTCAGTGTAAGTATTCTTACTTACCGCTTGTTTGCTGATCTTTATGTGTTCATCCCAGAACATATTTATTCATGTGGAATACACTCAGTGCCTGATAGAATACTTGATGCTGCAGAGATACGGATGGATGATGTTAAAGACAAGCTGCAAAAACTAGACACAAATCTCAGACATCCACAATGTTCAAGTGCCTTAGATAATGTATGTGAAGGAGAAGAAAGCACCTTgtcaaagaacaagaaaaagaagatgaagaaaaagaagaagaaaaaagaatccCACCAAGAAGAGGGACAAGAAACAAAACAATGTGCAGAGTCAGATGCTGCCAGAACGTCAGTTGAGGAGTCAAATCCCACTGTACAGCCTTTCAATCTGTCCAAAGAGAATTCAGCATTACCAAGAAAATGGTACCAAATCAGCCAACGTTGGAGGCCAAAACTGGAGAAACTTGCGAACATTGATGCAAGTAAGGTTTATAAACTGGGCAATCTTACAATTGGTGTTGACCCAGAATTCCAGATAGCTAAAGGAAGTGATGGAACAGAGGTTTTTCTGGGCCTGAGGGATGATGGTACTGAAGTAGCTGTCAAACGAATGCTCAAATCCAATTATCAATACCTCAAAAATGAGGAAGAATTTTTACGGCTTCCAGAACTTGACCACCCTTTTATTGTACGATATGTGGACTTTGCCAAGGATGAATACTTTGTATATCTTGTCCTTCAGCTTTGTGAATACACACTGGAAGAATACATCCAAAAACACTTGCCCGAAGACAGTTCTGATCAGGAATCTGTGCTGAAGAAAATTGCAAAAGAGGTGCTGTGCAGCCTTAAAGTTCTTCACAGTGAAGACATCAAAGTACTCCATCGAGACATCAAACCCCAGAATGTTCTGATTG ATATAACAGGAAAGGCACGGTTAGCTGATTTCGGCATTAGCCGGAGACTGAATTTAGGACAGACAACTTTGCAAACTATACCTGCTGGAACAAAGTACTGGAAAGCCAAAGAGACTATGAAAGGGGATGATGAGTATGTGTACAAAAGGAGTTCTGACATTCAG GTTGCAGGAATGTTAGTGTATTACATCCTTTCCAAGGGACACCATCCATTTGGGGAAGGAGTCTTTTGTGAGAGTAACATATTCAGTGCAAAGTATTCACTGGAACATCTGACGGATGATATGGCAAAGGATCTAGTGGAGTGGATGATTAAGGACAATCTGAGGGAGAGACCTAAAGTAGAAGAGACCCTTGCTCATCCCTTCTTCTGGACAGATGAAAA GAAATTGGAGTATCTAAAAAAACTGGGGAATGTAAAGGAGGTGCAGAACTATCGCACTGCAGACAAGGAGCTTCTTCATGCTTCAGAGGATCTTACAGTGGGGAAAACCTTCTCAGGTTGGAAAGCAAAA tttcctGCTGAGGTTGTACAGAAACTGGATGGGAAGAAAAATGCCTACACAGAGGACACACTTGGTCTGCTGAGATTTATACGGAATCTACATGAGCACTA CCCCGAAGatgcagaaaaaataaacactatGACCTTGTTTCCTGACCTTTTTGGAAACGCTTTCAAGTTTGCCAAAGACAGAGGATGGAACACCAGACCAAGTTTAAGAAAGTGGCTCAAGGCTGTACCTGTGATTTGA
- the LOC103047258 gene encoding uncharacterized protein LOC103047258 isoform X1, which translates to MAFIQFSVPVPVPNIKPRTTDPLIQCIIDNKLKKLKKLLPGHNINGLYPSEPWNDDVTLLTAAVVSGNEEICNFLLREQADPNIISTNAFSPLHYAACTPGVPLSIVRRLLAAKANPNGHQLQISPLQFAATNDRADMVKALIEAGASAEKLFGANPDIDKKVENIIHQLPSGNEVLKKCRIFFDFTSAVPKKTQLEVFNLFKEHFLEEHPFTHVTLFERYFTVVGPGAEQYQQSSIGWLKDSSNRDLYIKGFISRFPRIPYEQQMLALNTFQAVICMMKEISPLVFNELVPILIERARPTGPQGEPLIQLILNILCVIMEKSSKHKVGVDDLNISVLKNVCSRLMAFISPNYSVTVRMFTYRLFADLYVFIPEHIHSCGIHSVPDGILNHAEMAMDYVKDKLQKLDTNLRHPQSSSVLDNVCEGEESTLSKNKKKKLKKRKKKKESQEKGQETEESTESDAARTSVEESGPTVQPFTSDKENSASPRKWYQISQRWRPKLEKLANIDASKVYKLGNLTIGVDPEFQIAKGSDGTEVFLGLRDDGTEVAVKRMLKSNYQYLKNEEEFLRLPELDHPFIVRYVDFAMDKYFVYLVLQLCEYTLEEYIQNHLPKDSSDQEAELKKIVKEVLCSLKVLHSEDIKVLHRDIKPQNVLIDITGKARLADFGISRRLNLGQTTLRTNPAGTMCWKAKETIKRDEYVYKRSSDIQVAGMLVYYILSKGHHPFGEEVRIEVNILDGKYSLKHLKDDLAKDLVEWMIQEDMNERPKVEETLAHPFFWTDEKKLEYLNKLGNVTEVQNYRNADEELLHALEELTVGKTFSGWKAKFPAEVVEKLEGRKKAYSEDTLGLLRFIRNLHEHYPEDAEKINTMTLFPDLFGNAFKFAKDRGWNTRPSLRKWIKAVPVI; encoded by the exons ATGGCATTCATACAGTTTTCAGTTCCAGTTCCAGTTCCAAATATAAAGCCTAGAACAACAGACCCCTTAATTCAATGCATCATTGACAACAAATTGAAGAAGTTAAAGAAACTGCTCCCAGGGCATAATATTAATGGACTCTACCCCTCCGAACCCTGGAATGATGATGTGACCCTACTGACGGCTGCAGTCGTGTCTGGAAATGAAGAGATTTGCAACTTTCTCTTAAGAGAGCAGGCTGACCCCAATATAATCTCAACGAATGCGTTTTCACCTCTACACTACGCTGCTTGTACACCTGGAGTTCCACTCAGTATAGTGAGAAGATTACTTGCAGCAAAGGCCAATCCAAATGGTCATCAACTACAGATTTCACCATTGCAATTTGCTGCCACTAACGACAGAGCTGACATGGTAAAAGCACTCATAGAAGCTGGGGCTTCTGCTGAAAAACTTTTTGGAGCTAACCCAGACATTGATAAGAAAGTGGAGAACATTATTCATCAGTTGCCTTCAGGGAATGAAGTTCTTAAGAAATGCAGAATCTTTTTTGATTTTACTTCTGCAGTTCCCAAAAAAACTCAGTTAGAAGTTTTCAACCTCTTTAAGGAACATTTTCTTGAGGAACATCCTTTTACCCATGTTACACTGTTTGAAAGGTACTTTACAGTTGTGGGTCCCGGTGCTGAACAATATCAACAAAGCAGCATAGGGTGGTTGAAGGATTCCAGTAACAGAGACCTTTACATCAAGGGCTTCATCAGCCGCTTTCCCAGGATACCTTATGAACAACAAATGCTTGCACTGAACACTTTCCAGGCTGTAATTTGCATGATGAAAGAAATATCTCCACTTGTCTTCAATGAGCTTGTACCCATTCTAATAGAAAGGGCAAGGCCTACTGGCCCTCAGGGAGAACCATTAATTCAGTTAATACTAAACATTCTGTGTGTGATTATGGAGAAGTCCTCAAAACACAAAGTTGGTGTTGATGATCTGAACATTTCTGTACTTAAGAACGTATGCAGTAGACTTATGGCTTTCATCAGTCCTAACTACTCAGTTACTGTCAGAATGTTTACTTACCGCTTGTTTGCTGATCTTTATGTGTTCATCCCAGAACATATTCATTCATGTGGAATACACTCAGTGCCTGATGGGATACTTAATCATGCAGAAATGGCGATGGATTATGTTAAGGACAAGCTGCAAAAACTGGACACAAATCTCAGACATCCGCAAAGTTCAAGTGTGTTAGATAATGTATGTGAAGGAGAAGAAAGCACCTTgtcaaagaacaagaaaaagaagctgaagaaaaggaagaaaaaaaaagaatcccaGGAGAAGGGACAAGAAACAGAAGAGAGTACTGAGTCAGATGCTGCCAGAACATCAGTTGAGGAGTCAGGTCCCACTGTACAGCCTTTCACTTCTGACAAAGAGAATTCAGCTTCACCAAGAAAATGGTACCAAATCAGCCAACGCTGGAGGCCAAAACTGGAGAAACTTGCGAACATTGATGCAAGTAAGGTTTATAAACTGGGCAATCTTACAATTGGTGTTGATCCAGAATTCCAGATAGCTAAAGGAAGTGATGGAACAGAGGTTTTTCTGGGCCTGAGGGACGATGGTACTGAAGTAGCTGTCAAACGAATGCTCAAATCCAATTATCAATACCTCAAAAATGAGGAAGAATTTTTACGGCTTCCAGAGCTTGACCACCCTTTTATTGTACGATATGTGGACTTTGCCATGGACAAATACTTTGTATATCTTGTCCTTCAGCTTTGTGAATACACACTGGAAGAATACATCCAAAATCACTTGCCAAAAGACAGTTCTGATCAGGAAGCTGAGCTAAAGAAAATTGTAAAAGAGGTGCTATGCAGCCTTAAAGTTCTTCACAGTGAAGACATCAAAGTACTCCATCGAGACATCAAACCCCAGAATGTTCTGATTG ATATAACAGGAAAGGCACGGTTAGCTGATTTCGGTATAAGCCGGAGACTGAATTTAGGACAGACAACTTTGCGAACTAATCCTGCTGGAACAATGTGCTGGAAAGCCAAAGAAACTATCAAAAGGGATGAATATGTTTATAAGAGGAGTTCTGACATTCAG GTTGCAGGAATGTTAGTGTACTACATCCTCTCTAAGGGACACCATCCGTTTGGTGAAGAGGTCCGTATTGAGGTTAACATACTTGATGGGAAGTATTCACTGAAACATCTGAAGGATGATCTGGCGAAGGATCTAGTGGAGTGGATGATCCAGGAAGATATGAATGAGAGACCTAAAGTAGAGGAGACCCTCGCTCATCCCTTCTTCTGGACAGATGAAaa GAAACTGGAGTACCTAAACAAACTGGGAAATGTGACGGAGGTGCAGAACTATCGCAATGCGGATGAGGAGCTCCTTCATGCTTTAGAGGAACTGACAGTGGGGAAAACCTTCTCAGGTTGGAAAGCAAAA TTTCCGGCTGAGGTTGTGGAGAAACTGGAAGGGAGGAAAAAGGCATACTCGGAAGACACACTTGGTCTGCTGAGATTTATACGGAATCTACATGAGCACTA CCCTGAAGatgcagaaaaaataaacactatGACCTTGTTTCCTGACCTTTTTGGAAACGCTTTCAAGTTTGCCAAAGACAGAGGATGGAACACCAGACCAAGTTTAAGAAAGTGGATCAAGGCTGTACCTGTGATTTGA